The nucleotide window GGATGGACCTGTTCAGGGAAAGGGCGCTGGAGATAGCTGCCTATGTCGACGAGCGCCGGGAGGGAGAGGTACTTGCCGATGGGATCGCTGTGGACGAGCCATTAGATGACTTGCTGATCGGCAAGCGCCACGAGATGATAGGCAGCGCTCTGGGCGGGAGATACAAAAGCGACACCGCTCGGAATCTTCGCCTGTGGGAGAAACACAGGGAGGAGGAGGTCGCCTTCATCGCGTGGTTCCGTGGAAAGACAGACGACGATGCCTTCGTGCGTCGCACACGTTTTGAGATGGACGCGGCCCGGCTGAAGACGCTGGAAAGTCTGGTCAAAAACCTGCAAAGCGCGTTTTTGCTGCCCAGGACGTAAGGACCCGAGCAGACAGCGGCGTACATGTCGGTTCCGGAGGTAATGCCTCGACAGGGCAGGTGAAAGAAATGCAGGATATTCAGGAGCTGATAACCGCCTTGTTAAGCAAGGATGCGGGTTTTGCGTATGAAAGCCTCGGGCGGCTAGAGGCGCTGAGTGTGTCCTCGAATGCGGTGTACGAATACTTCGATGAATTCCTGAAGATGCTCGAACACGAGAGCTCCTATGTCAGAACGCGCGGCTTCGTCATGACCGTAGCAAACGCTCGATGGGACGAGGACTGCAAAGTCGACGAGAACATCGATCGTATACTGAAAATTCTCCGCGACCCGAAGCCCATTGCCGCGAGGCAGGCCATCAAACGGACGCCCGATCTAGCGCGGTGCAAGCCAAACTTGAGGGCGGATATTTTAAGAGCTCTTGAACAAGCCCTTGACACGAACTATCCTGAAAGCATGCAAAGTCTCGTTCGCAAGGATGTGTCACTTGCAATCGACAGAATTAACAGCCTTCCGCCTCCTCGACGGACGACCCCAGGCCTCTTGAAGAAGTCCTCATCAAGAGGAGGGACCCCGAGGGGCAAGCCGCTCTGCTCCTGAGATCCCTCGGCAAAACTTGCCTCGGGATGGCAGATGAAA belongs to Synergistaceae bacterium and includes:
- a CDS encoding DUF1311 domain-containing protein, which encodes MVVKRAVALGLLSLCFCFACSAATHPLDAELEKCKRDGEDTWKTIECVDAVREKWREELGRSCDELMDMLPKDGQLLLRNGQDAWEQWAEAESKLLSAIHMAIYDNLDGGKVWLVHGATARMDLFRERALEIAAYVDERREGEVLADGIAVDEPLDDLLIGKRHEMIGSALGGRYKSDTARNLRLWEKHREEEVAFIAWFRGKTDDDAFVRRTRFEMDAARLKTLESLVKNLQSAFLLPRT
- a CDS encoding SufBD protein produces the protein MQDIQELITALLSKDAGFAYESLGRLEALSVSSNAVYEYFDEFLKMLEHESSYVRTRGFVMTVANARWDEDCKVDENIDRILKILRDPKPIAARQAIKRTPDLARCKPNLRADILRALEQALDTNYPESMQSLVRKDVSLAIDRINSLPPPRRTTPGLLKKSSSRGGTPRGKPLCS